In Burkholderia sp. NRF60-BP8, a single window of DNA contains:
- a CDS encoding UDP-3-O-acyl N-acetylglycosamine deacetylase, producing the protein MSAPTGWATRQGTLARPLTIDGHGLHTGRRVAVRILPARPEDGVTGIVFRRVEQGRTVATLPVDPALRRAQPLCTMLRNADGIGVRTIEHLLASLLACEIDHAIVELDAEEVPILDGSATPWVDAIRACGRVALDAPKRFIRVLRPVVVADGDGDQRREMRLEPAPRYELSVRNDLRGFGDMHWDGALTPAAFATDIAPSRSYGRVKWAVPAIVAGYLRGVPILRGARPSCTASIVGNRVLGGMRLPEEFVRHRVLDLIGDLALAGAPLLARVSALRPSHEMNFRLVDALLATPDAWQWADFSDA; encoded by the coding sequence GTGAGCGCGCCGACCGGCTGGGCGACGCGGCAGGGCACGCTCGCGCGCCCGCTGACGATCGACGGGCACGGGTTGCACACGGGCCGCCGGGTCGCCGTGCGGATTCTGCCCGCGCGTCCCGAAGACGGCGTGACGGGCATCGTGTTCCGTCGGGTCGAGCAGGGGCGCACGGTTGCGACGCTGCCCGTCGATCCCGCGCTGCGCCGTGCGCAGCCGCTCTGCACGATGCTGCGCAATGCCGACGGCATCGGCGTGCGCACGATCGAGCACCTGCTTGCATCGCTGCTCGCATGCGAGATCGATCATGCGATCGTCGAGCTCGACGCGGAAGAGGTGCCGATTCTCGATGGCAGCGCAACGCCATGGGTGGACGCGATCCGCGCGTGCGGCCGCGTCGCGCTCGATGCGCCGAAGCGCTTCATCCGCGTGTTGCGGCCGGTCGTCGTCGCGGACGGCGATGGCGACCAGCGGCGCGAAATGCGGCTCGAGCCGGCGCCGCGCTACGAACTGAGCGTGCGCAACGACCTGCGCGGCTTCGGCGACATGCATTGGGACGGCGCGCTGACGCCGGCCGCATTCGCGACCGACATCGCGCCGTCGCGCTCGTACGGGCGCGTGAAGTGGGCCGTGCCGGCGATCGTCGCCGGCTATCTGCGCGGCGTGCCGATCCTGCGCGGCGCGCGGCCCTCGTGCACCGCGTCGATCGTCGGCAATCGCGTGCTGGGCGGGATGCGGCTGCCGGAGGAGTTCGTCCGGCATCGCGTGCTCGACCTGATCGGCGATCTCGCGTTGGCCGGTGCGCCGCTGCTCGCGCGCGTGAGCGCGCTGCGGCCGAGCCACGAGATGAATTTCCGGCTGGTCGATGCGTTGCTGGCTACGCCCGATGCGTGGCAGTGGGCCGACTTTTCCGACGCATGA
- a CDS encoding aminotransferase class I/II-fold pyridoxal phosphate-dependent enzyme — protein MALGEHLRQQLAAKALKRQLERATDAAAAPGVPGTLAAQATSARSRFESMPQYQQVRIMREMGEKLRVDSPFFRVHDGVAGATTQIGGREYLNFANYNYLGLAGDPAVSARAKAAIDRYGTSASASRMVAGERPVQRELERALAAFYETDDCVAFVSGHATNVTVIGALFGPGDLVVHDALAHNSIVQGAQLSGAKRLSFAHNDWQALDELLSRVRREYRHVLIAIEGLYSMDGDFPDLQRFVDVKTRHGAFLLVDEAHSLGVLGATGKGIREHAGVAPDQVDMWMGTMSKTLAGCGGFIAGCQPLVDMLRHLAPGFLYSVGLAPTLAAASLAALERLQAEPERVAQLQARGRQFLTEARAAGLNTGTSAGYAVVPVITGSSLKAAQWANAMFDEGINVQPIFYPAVEEKAARLRFFICSTHEPEQISRAVAVLSRLAGRGA, from the coding sequence ATGGCACTGGGAGAGCATCTTCGCCAGCAACTGGCGGCGAAAGCGCTGAAACGGCAACTGGAGCGCGCGACCGACGCCGCGGCGGCGCCCGGCGTGCCGGGTACGCTGGCGGCGCAGGCCACGTCGGCGCGCAGCCGCTTCGAATCGATGCCGCAGTATCAGCAGGTCCGGATCATGCGCGAGATGGGCGAGAAGCTGCGGGTCGACTCGCCGTTTTTCCGCGTGCACGACGGCGTCGCCGGAGCGACCACGCAGATCGGCGGCCGCGAATACCTGAACTTCGCGAATTACAACTATCTGGGCCTGGCCGGCGATCCGGCGGTGTCCGCGCGCGCGAAAGCCGCGATCGACCGCTACGGCACGTCGGCCTCGGCGAGCCGGATGGTCGCGGGCGAGCGGCCGGTGCAGCGCGAGCTCGAGCGGGCGCTGGCTGCGTTCTACGAGACCGACGACTGCGTCGCGTTCGTGAGCGGCCATGCGACCAACGTGACCGTGATCGGCGCGCTGTTCGGCCCGGGCGACCTGGTGGTCCACGACGCGCTCGCGCACAACAGCATCGTGCAGGGTGCGCAGTTGAGCGGCGCGAAGCGGCTGAGTTTCGCGCACAACGACTGGCAGGCGCTCGACGAGCTGCTGTCGCGCGTGCGCCGCGAATACCGGCACGTGCTGATCGCGATCGAGGGGCTGTACAGCATGGACGGCGATTTCCCCGACCTGCAGCGCTTCGTCGACGTGAAGACGCGCCACGGGGCATTCCTACTGGTCGACGAGGCGCATTCGCTCGGCGTGCTCGGCGCGACCGGCAAGGGCATCCGCGAGCACGCCGGCGTCGCGCCCGACCAGGTCGACATGTGGATGGGCACGATGAGCAAGACGCTGGCCGGTTGCGGCGGTTTCATTGCGGGCTGCCAGCCGCTCGTCGACATGCTGCGCCATCTGGCGCCGGGTTTTCTGTACAGCGTCGGGCTCGCGCCGACGCTCGCCGCAGCGTCGCTGGCCGCGCTCGAACGCCTGCAGGCCGAGCCGGAGCGCGTCGCGCAACTGCAGGCGCGTGGGCGGCAGTTCCTGACGGAGGCGCGTGCCGCGGGGTTGAATACGGGCACGAGCGCCGGGTATGCGGTCGTGCCGGTAATCACGGGCAGCTCGCTGAAGGCCGCCCAGTGGGCGAACGCGATGTTCGACGAAGGCATCAACGTGCAGCCGATCTTCTATCCGGCCGTCGAGGAAAAGGCCGCGCGGCTGCGCTTTTTCATCTGTTCGACGCATGAGCCCGAGCAGATCAGTCGGGCGGTTGCCGTGTTGTCGCGTCTTGCAGGGCGCGGTGCGTGA